Sequence from the Microbacterium sp. AZCO genome:
ACATCTCCCGCCGCAGGGAGCAGGCACTTCCATTCGCGGTAATCGTCCGCGTCGATGTGCTCGACATTGTCGACGAAGGCGACCGACGGACAAGACCCACTCGCACCCTGGAGCGTGCCGTATGCGATGAAGTGCTCTCCTTCGTACTTGTCGTCGTAGACCGTGAGGTCGACATATCGATCCCAGTCGACCTCCTCGAAAGCTGAAAGATCAACCGGCGCCTCCCGGTTGTATCGGGGATTCAACGGGCTTCCCGGAACCGTCATCGCGATCAGCACCGCGGCCAGCAGCAGCCCACCACTGAAGGCTGTCGCAACAATGCTCCAGGCGAGCGATCCGGCGCGAGTGCCACGAGGTAAGTGCGCTGCTGTGACTAGCGCGCGTATCGCTATCGCAGCGGCCACGCCTGCGGGAATCAACGCGATGACGACAGCGAGGATCGGCCCTCGCTGATAGTCATAGCTTCCGAGAATTTGGATTCCGACAAGCACGGACACCCAGCCGACGATCACATACAGAAGGACGCTTCCGAGGGCGAGCGCCAGGGCGGTGATCGAGCGATTGCGCACCGTCCGTCGGGCCCGTTGGCCCTCATCGAATGGCGGCGTGATGGCGGGCGTGTGTGGAGTGTCCGATCCCACATCGCCACTAGGCGGGATCGGAGGAGCCGCGCTCATGGGCTCACCCTAGCGATACGAAGACCGGGTGCCCAGATGATCCGGCCAGACATCTGCCATCCTCGAAGGATGACCCCCGACCCTTCCGACCGCGCGGCATTCTGGCGACGTGCTCTGCAGCTCGAGCCATTGCCGGTGGAGTCGGGATGGTGGGCGCCGCGCTCCCGCTCCAACGTCGCTGTGACGGAGGGCGAGGACACGCTGGCCGCCCACAACTCGATCTACTACCTGCTCGACGCGGAGCGTCCGGTCAACTACTGGCACCGACTGGCCTCCGACGACATCCATGTGCTCATCGAGGGTGGCCCGGTCGAGTACCTGCTCGCCACGGATGCGGGAACCATCGAGCGCCAGGTGCTCGGCACGGATGTGGATGCGGGTGAGCAGCCGGTGGTGGTCTGCCCCGCCGGCACCACGAAGGCGCTGCGTCTGCTCGACCTGCAGAGCTAGGCGCTCATCGGCAGCGTGGTCACGCCTGGATGGGCTCCGGGCCGAGTGAGCTTCATCGCGCCGGTCATCCGGGATGAGCATCGCCCGGCGTGGCTCGAGCCCGGCACGGTGGGCGCACTCACTTCGCCTGACGTGGCCTGACGTTCTACCGCCAGCCGACGACTAAGTCAGAATCCACCGGATCACTTGGGGTTGGCTAAGCGCGCCGTGACCACGCATGATTCACCGCGGCGGCATCAACGGTCCATTCAACGTCGAGCGCGGTGGTGAGGAGATCGATGAACCCACCTTCACCCGCGGGTCGAACGTCGTCGTACGCCCCGTCGTCGAGGAGGTGATTGCCGTCCGTGTCGAAGAGCTGTCGGTGAGGTAGCTCGAGAACGTAGCCGACGATCGGGCCACTGCCGGCGCGGCGCTCCCAGACCGGATCGACGAGAACATAGTCGCCCTGCGCGGGGCCCTTGCCAATCTCTCCGACGATGCCCTCCACAGGCCATTCAGAGAGCGGCGGAACGCGGGGATCGGCCGGAATCGTCTTCGACGCCCCCACTTTGGTACCTCGACGCCCGCGCACAGATCCAACGGTAAGTGAGGCTCGGTCAATCGAGGGTGGCTTGCCGTCCGGCACGAGGCGACGTGGCGGCCGTGTTGTCGTAGGGTCTGCTCGAGTCTCTGGCGTTCCGCTCCTGCATCGCAGTGAAGAGGAGGCGGTGCCATGTCACGGGAGTGAATCGCGGAGGCTGTCGTCCGAGTTGTCCTTCCGCGCGTCTGTGCGAGCTCGTTTGATGGCGAGGGAGAGGATGGCTGCGATGGCGCAGAGTGCCGCTCCTCCCCACCAGGCGTAGGTGTATTCGCCGAAGGTGTCGCGGATGATGCCCGCGCCGAGCGCAGCGATCGCGGCGCCGATCTGGTGGGCGGCGAAGACCCATCCGAAGACGATCGTTCCTTGATCGCCGAAGATCTCGCGGCACAGCGCCGCGGTGGGTGGGACTGTGGAGACCCAGTCGAGTCCGTAGATCACGACGAACAGAACCATGCTCGGGTGGATCGTGTCGGCCAGCAGCCAGGGCAGCAGCAGGAGGCCTACGCCGCGGAAGGCGTAGTAGATGATGAGCAGCTTGCGTGGGTCGAATTTGTCGGTGAGCCAGCCGGAGGCCACGGTGCCGACGATGTCGAAGACGCCGACAACGGCGAGCAGCCCCGCGGCGGTCGCGGTTGCCATGCCGTGGTCGTGAGCCGATGGGATGAAGTGAATGCCGATCAGGCCGTTCGTCGTGGCGCCGCAGATGGCGAAGGCGATCGCCAGCGCCCAGAACGCCCGCGTCTTCGCCGCGAAGGCGAGGCCCTCGAACGCCCGTCGTGCGGCGCCGCCGGTAGCAGGTGCCGGCGGCTCGTACGTTTCGGGGTCGGCGCCGTACGGGAGCACGCCGCGATCGGCTGGGTAGTCGCGCATCACGAACCAGACCAGCGGTACGGCGAGCAGCTCGGCGGCCGCGACGACGAGAGACGCATACCGCCAGCCCACCGTCTCGGCGAGGATCGCGACCGGCGGCAGGAAGATGAGCTGCCCGGTAGCAGATCCCGCGGTCAGGATGCCCATTACGAGCCCGCGACGGCGTACGAACCAGCGGTTGGCGATCGTGGCGGCGAACACGAGCGCCATGGATCCGGTGCCGAGGCCGATGAGCAGTCCCCAGAAGATCAACAGATGCCACGAGGCGGTCATCAGTACGCTGCCGCCCGCTCCAAGCGCGACGAGCGTGAGGGCGGTGGCGACAACCTGACGCACACCGAACCGGTCCATGAGTGCGGCCGCGAAGGGCGCGGTGAGCCCATAGAGAAGGAGGTTGACGCTCACCGCCAACGACATGACGCTGGTCGACCAGCCGAACTCCTCGTTGAGCGGCACCATGAGCGCTCCCGGAGCGGCACGGAAGCCGGCCGCGGCGAGCAGGGCGACGAAGGCGACAGCCGCGACCCACCATGCTGGGTGGATGCCTCGCGACCGGCGAGGGGCGGGGAGACCGTCTGTGTTCGGTGCGACGCGGGTCACGACGGGACTCGGTCGGTGCGTGGCCGACGGGCCGCGACAGCCTGCATCTCGACCTTGCAACCGAAGGGAAGCGCGGCTGCCTGGAAGGTGAAGCGCGCAGGCGCGCTCGGGATGTCGGTGAATTGCCGGCGCCACCAGTCGTTCAGCGAAGAATAGTCGCCAATGTCAGCGATGACGCATTGCACGTAGACGATCTCGTGCTGGGCGAAGCCGGCGGTATCGGCGATCCGCATCACGTTGCGCCAAGCAAGGTCGGCTTCCTCCTCGAACGTGCCGGGCTGATAGCGGCCGAGCGCGTCCAAAGCGGGCATCCCGCTGATGAAGCAGAAGTCATCGGTTCCGGCCGCAAGACTGAACGGGAGGCCTGCCGGCAGCCCGGGACCGTCGACGATGCGGGTGGCGCTCATCATGACTCCTCGGTGCCCACCGACAGCGCGAGAGAACGGAGTTGACCAGCGCCCTCAACCGTCAGCATCCGCTCGACCTCCGCCTGCGCGCCCTGCCATAAGGGAAGGGCCAGCACCGCCACCCTCTCGGCCTCAGCGGTCAGCACGATCGCGCTC
This genomic interval carries:
- a CDS encoding MFS transporter codes for the protein MTRVAPNTDGLPAPRRSRGIHPAWWVAAVAFVALLAAAGFRAAPGALMVPLNEEFGWSTSVMSLAVSVNLLLYGLTAPFAAALMDRFGVRQVVATALTLVALGAGGSVLMTASWHLLIFWGLLIGLGTGSMALVFAATIANRWFVRRRGLVMGILTAGSATGQLIFLPPVAILAETVGWRYASLVVAAAELLAVPLVWFVMRDYPADRGVLPYGADPETYEPPAPATGGAARRAFEGLAFAAKTRAFWALAIAFAICGATTNGLIGIHFIPSAHDHGMATATAAGLLAVVGVFDIVGTVASGWLTDKFDPRKLLIIYYAFRGVGLLLLPWLLADTIHPSMVLFVVIYGLDWVSTVPPTAALCREIFGDQGTIVFGWVFAAHQIGAAIAALGAGIIRDTFGEYTYAWWGGAALCAIAAILSLAIKRARTDARKDNSDDSLRDSLP
- a CDS encoding cupin domain-containing protein; translation: MTPDPSDRAAFWRRALQLEPLPVESGWWAPRSRSNVAVTEGEDTLAAHNSIYYLLDAERPVNYWHRLASDDIHVLIEGGPVEYLLATDAGTIERQVLGTDVDAGEQPVVVCPAGTTKALRLLDLQS
- a CDS encoding RidA family protein, giving the protein MSATRIVDGPGLPAGLPFSLAAGTDDFCFISGMPALDALGRYQPGTFEEEADLAWRNVMRIADTAGFAQHEIVYVQCVIADIGDYSSLNDWWRRQFTDIPSAPARFTFQAAALPFGCKVEMQAVAARRPRTDRVPS